Proteins co-encoded in one Leucobacter exalbidus genomic window:
- a CDS encoding LCP family protein, producing MDEASISDILTELEGSAEDGTPVGASDAEGDAQPRTRRSSSSSKTGHGRRRRRSKRSSRQRLLRNWLIVLGVLVLMLGTAYALLMVAFNGIDRISIEQDPTLKRPAVVKVAAGEREPINILLLGSDSREPADTDDAGEQQRGFRTDAILVAQLSPDREHLTIMSIMRDNWVEVQGVGEAKINAAAAHGGLALTVNTVENFIDARIDHVALIGFDAFEGLTNAVGGVTVHNDIAYTAQNGGGDFTFKEGEITLNGEQALSFVRERYAFSDGDYQRVRNQQKYLKALMGELMSGETLGNAGKITGTFQAIRPYLTLSDSLNLQSAVSLGFDSRGLRQGGIKMFTSPTLGTATSADGQSIVQPDWKELEGVRAAFRDGTVHDYAASLD from the coding sequence ATGGACGAGGCCTCTATTTCTGACATCCTTACTGAGCTTGAAGGCTCGGCAGAGGACGGGACGCCAGTGGGCGCAAGCGACGCTGAGGGCGATGCGCAACCGCGCACCCGGCGGTCTTCAAGCTCCTCAAAAACCGGTCACGGTCGCCGCAGGCGCCGGTCAAAACGCAGCAGCCGCCAGAGACTGCTGCGCAACTGGCTCATCGTGCTGGGTGTGCTCGTGTTGATGCTCGGCACCGCGTACGCCCTGCTCATGGTGGCGTTCAACGGTATCGACCGCATCAGCATCGAGCAAGATCCCACGCTCAAACGCCCCGCCGTCGTGAAGGTCGCCGCGGGCGAGCGCGAGCCGATCAACATTCTGTTGCTCGGTTCAGACTCCCGCGAACCCGCCGACACCGATGATGCGGGCGAGCAACAGCGCGGCTTCCGCACCGACGCCATCTTGGTCGCGCAGCTCTCGCCCGACCGCGAACACCTCACCATCATGTCGATCATGCGCGACAACTGGGTCGAGGTGCAGGGCGTGGGCGAAGCCAAGATCAACGCCGCGGCCGCGCACGGAGGGCTCGCCCTCACCGTCAACACTGTCGAAAACTTCATCGATGCGCGCATCGACCACGTCGCCCTGATTGGGTTCGACGCCTTCGAAGGGCTCACCAACGCGGTGGGCGGGGTGACCGTGCACAACGACATTGCGTACACGGCCCAAAACGGTGGCGGTGACTTCACCTTCAAGGAGGGCGAGATCACGCTGAACGGCGAACAGGCGCTGTCGTTTGTGCGCGAGCGGTACGCATTCAGCGACGGCGATTACCAGCGCGTGCGCAACCAGCAGAAGTACCTGAAAGCCCTGATGGGTGAACTCATGAGCGGGGAAACCCTCGGTAACGCGGGCAAGATCACCGGCACGTTCCAGGCGATCAGGCCCTACCTCACGCTCAGCGACAGCCTCAACCTACAAAGCGCGGTGTCGCTGGGCTTCGACAGCCGCGGGCTGCGCCAGGGCGGCATCAAGATGTTCACGAGCCCCACGCTCGGCACCGCCACCTCGGCAGATGGCCAGTCCATCGTGCAGCCCGACTGGAAAGAACTCGAGGGCGTGCGCGCAGCGTTTCGCGACGGCACAGTGCACGACTACGCCGCATCACTCGACTAG
- a CDS encoding PqqD family protein gives MTPSWWCAATGSVGGMSGYLDISALGAVLRLPLSELVTAAEPPAAPDLAERVRTAWHDAAAPAGSEADRDAGAPAGIVFPATAHADRFMESLSSEITQAALLLRAGQLAMLHAGGIALADGRVICFVAASGHGKTTLTRMLSELHGYVSDETIAFDEQLRVYPYRKPLSVVTPGRSKQQLAPSGLGLRELPQAPLRLAALVLLDRQGAAAAPRAEAAAGPSAPTLRPVSLREALGELLAQSSYSAQLPGPLQRFAQAISEVGGVWSLSYREAADVREAFPRLAAELLAPGTAEAWHPVPDHLVERSGAGDAIVLASGEALVFAAQHLHALSDVAAEVWQGALAGDAAEQLAARVVARFGTPPAETGIDPAHYVATTIAELREAGVLPTSPA, from the coding sequence ATGACACCGTCGTGGTGGTGCGCCGCAACCGGTAGTGTGGGCGGCATGAGCGGGTATCTCGACATCAGTGCCCTCGGCGCCGTACTGCGGCTGCCGCTGAGCGAGCTGGTGACGGCGGCCGAACCACCTGCCGCACCAGATCTCGCTGAGCGGGTGCGCACGGCCTGGCACGATGCCGCCGCACCCGCCGGCAGCGAGGCAGACCGTGACGCGGGTGCTCCCGCAGGCATCGTATTTCCCGCCACAGCCCATGCCGACCGCTTTATGGAGTCGCTGTCGAGTGAGATCACCCAGGCCGCCCTGCTGCTGCGCGCCGGGCAACTCGCGATGCTGCACGCCGGCGGGATCGCGCTCGCAGACGGCCGCGTGATCTGCTTCGTGGCCGCCTCGGGCCACGGCAAAACGACGTTGACGCGCATGCTCAGCGAGCTGCACGGGTACGTGTCAGACGAGACCATCGCGTTCGACGAACAGCTGCGCGTGTACCCGTACCGCAAACCCCTCTCGGTCGTGACCCCTGGGCGCAGCAAACAGCAGCTCGCCCCCAGCGGCCTCGGGCTGCGCGAGCTTCCGCAAGCTCCGCTGCGGCTCGCAGCCCTCGTGCTGCTGGACCGGCAAGGCGCTGCGGCCGCGCCACGAGCCGAGGCAGCGGCGGGTCCATCAGCCCCCACGCTGCGGCCGGTGTCCCTGCGTGAGGCGCTCGGAGAACTACTCGCCCAAAGCAGTTACTCGGCGCAACTGCCCGGGCCGCTCCAGCGCTTCGCCCAGGCCATCAGCGAGGTGGGCGGAGTGTGGTCGCTGAGTTACCGCGAGGCCGCCGATGTGCGCGAAGCCTTCCCGCGTCTGGCAGCCGAACTCTTGGCGCCCGGCACCGCCGAAGCGTGGCACCCGGTACCCGATCACCTCGTGGAACGCTCGGGCGCGGGCGACGCGATCGTGCTCGCATCTGGGGAGGCGCTGGTGTTTGCCGCCCAGCACCTGCACGCCCTGAGCGATGTGGCCGCCGAGGTGTGGCAGGGCGCACTCGCTGGTGACGCGGCTGAGCAGCTCGCCGCGCGGGTAGTAGCTCGCTTCGGAACACCTCCGGCCGAGACGGGCATTGATCCGGCGCACTACGTTGCCACCACTATCGCTGAACTGCGCGAGGCCGGTGTGCTGCCCACCTCGCCCGCATGA